The following is a genomic window from Sporocytophaga myxococcoides DSM 11118.
TTATCCCATTCAGATTTTTTAAGAGTTCTTGAAAAAACTATCTTTTTAGCTTCGCGTATTTTCTTTGCGAATATAGATTGAGGATTTGATGGTTTGTTAGCTATTTGAGACCAATGATCTATAAATCCCTCCTGGGCCATCTTACGGCTCAGTAACACAGTATCAATGGAATCTTTCAATTCATAAAAGTATTGCCTCAAGTCAGTATCCCAGGTCCACTCTTCAGTCCATGGCCAGATAAGCCAATCAGTATGGCCATTTTCATCTGCAATATACCCATCAACAGATATTTGAACCTGTAGTTTTAATTTTCTCATTTTTGTTTAAAGACTGGAAATATGAAATGAATTCATTGGGGTAATATCTTCAAATTTGATTGAATTGGTTTACTTAAGCCTTATCATGCAATTGACATCTTTTTCATTATAATACCATTCAACGCAATATCCTTGTGGATCAAGGTCAGGCAAAGCAAGAAGTTCTTTAAATGCCCTGTCAATACTCATGATATCTTTTGCATAATCTTTTATAGTTATGCTCACATATTCCCCTTTCTTTAAAATTAAAGTTTCCAGATGAAGCTTTTCTGCTTCTCCAGGCTCCAGCTCTTCAGCAGCAGCACGATATACTATTCCTCCTCCATGTTCCGGTCTTGAAACGCCGAAGTACTTCCTATCTTTGGAAAATGGAATTAAAGAATATAGCTTTTGATGCGCTTCCTGAATCCCTTCTGGAAAGGATTTTGCATTGACATAAAACACCTTAATATCCTTATCGAATTTGGTCTTTTCCATAGAGCTTTCTTTATGTATCCAATTACAAAACTAACTTACATTACCCTATTCAGGGAGGTAAATACCGTCAAATTTGATGGGGGATCTGACTGATTTATTTCACTTTATCATTTTTATTCAAGAAGGTAATGTAATTGTGTTAAACCTGTATCAAACTGTTTTGTTGAAACAAGCTTTAGCTTCTGCTCCGGTCTTCCGTTCTTGAAAAGTCTGGTACCATCTCCCAGCAATATGGGGATAATAGAAACGGTCATTTCGTCGATGAGCTTTTCCTTAAGCAATTCCTGAATAATTTCAGATCCTCCGTCACAGAAGATATTCTTACCCTTTTTGCTTTTCAATTCAGTAACCAAATCTTTAAGGTTTCCGCTATAGAATGTTGTATTGCCAATAGATGGCTTTTGAGACCGTGTAATTATATAAGTTGTTTTATCAGCATGTGAAAACTCTGGTACATTCGCCATTACCCAGTCATAAGTTTTCCTGCCTGCAATAACAGTATCCACTGTTTGTATAAAAGAAGCATAACCGTAATCCTCTCCTTCCTTATTTACTAATGAGAGAAAACTTAAATCATCATTGGGCGCTGCAATATAGCCGTCCATGCTCGCAGCAATGAATAAAACAACTTTACGATTAGTTGACATTTTGATATAATTAAATTCTACTTATTACAATTGAGAAGACTTTTGTAGGTTTTGTTAAGTTTTTCATCTGTGAAATGAGATTACACAGAGAAACAAGGATATTAATTCTCTAGCCTCTTAACAGGTATCCATATTTCCTCTTCCGAATCA
Proteins encoded in this region:
- a CDS encoding dihydrofolate reductase family protein; the protein is MRKLKLQVQISVDGYIADENGHTDWLIWPWTEEWTWDTDLRQYFYELKDSIDTVLLSRKMAQEGFIDHWSQIANKPSNPQSIFAKKIREAKKIVFSRTLKKSEWDNTILAKEDFIKEINNLKAQKGKDIIVYGGATFVSSLIDAGLIDEFYLFMNPTSLGKGLSIFKDRHKLKLVDARSFDCGVAVLKYLN
- a CDS encoding dihydrofolate reductase family protein; its protein translation is MSTNRKVVLFIAASMDGYIAAPNDDLSFLSLVNKEGEDYGYASFIQTVDTVIAGRKTYDWVMANVPEFSHADKTTYIITRSQKPSIGNTTFYSGNLKDLVTELKSKKGKNIFCDGGSEIIQELLKEKLIDEMTVSIIPILLGDGTRLFKNGRPEQKLKLVSTKQFDTGLTQLHYLLE